From the genome of Lasioglossum baleicum chromosome 13, iyLasBale1, whole genome shotgun sequence, one region includes:
- the LOC143215094 gene encoding oxidoreductase-like domain-containing protein 1: MNSVRLITKNQSCKCRQIYSTCRRCLDNVGETSDEKTTEKKKAEESSSMDELTEPTNCCMSGCMNCVWIQYAEKLSAKLERSDVNLQNAIMEKVQDPNMRAFLSMELRCRNLLKD; the protein is encoded by the coding sequence ATGAACTCGGTTCGGTTGATTACTAAAAATCAATCGTGCAAATGTCGACAAATCTACTCCACGTGTAGAAGATGTTTGGACAATGTTGGAGAGACGTCCGACGAGAAGACAACGGAGAAAAAGAAAGCCGAAGAATCCTCTTCGATGGACGAACTGACGGAGCCAACGAATTGTTGCATGTCTGGCTGCATGAATTGCGTGTGGATTCAGTATGCAGAAAAATTGAGCGCCAAACTTGAAAGAAGCGATGTAAACCTACAGAATGCGATCATGGAGAAAGTACAAGATCCAAACATGAGAGCTTTCCTCTCGATGGAACTCAGATGCAGAAATCTTTTGAAAGATTAA